In one Thunnus maccoyii chromosome 12, fThuMac1.1, whole genome shotgun sequence genomic region, the following are encoded:
- the c8a gene encoding complement component C8 alpha chain: MCRSREFQLVRNVKHSGKYNEESKQSTTVNASRRPSTTADSSGAATRRARAVNRPSPIDCKLRSWSSWTPCNSCTDKKFRFRYMERPSQFGGTECYETLWDRMTCPTTTTTCLVPDYCGDSFTCKETGRCISQSLRCNGESDCEDFSDEDDCETINQRDDKCSTLLPIPGAERGTQGYNILTGDFVDYVLDPKYFGGKCEYVYNGEWRKFIYDSFCESLHYNEDEKNYRKPYNYHTYQFVAEASSEGSYEYYDDMVSLLRARKTMSSSSGGASFGIYYVEAGLSGSQESQFESNITQYKSEDFGFVRLLSKVQTARFKIRSNKLMLHENFYMSLMELPEQYDFGMYSQFFNTFGTHYVTEGTMGGTLEYVMVINKTAKAYSKLEAEQSALCLGGSFGLTFPLDSYGSLGLKASGESCDKEGRYSHGKRDSSAMIQDIVTKVKGGVTVSSSGVLALRNPETYKNWGASLKYNPDLIEYEIMPIYELVRFSTAADDAGARLANLQRGWDEYLQQFDSCRCAPCRHNGVPVLSGTSCSCLCKAGYEGEACEVTRRGDTTTDGSWSCWGAWSSCTSGMKTRTRACNNPPTDEGITCLGSSSQTQRC; the protein is encoded by the exons CACAACTGTGAATGCATCCAGGAGACCATCGACAACAGCTGATAGCAG TGGGGCTGCTACTAGGAGGGCCAGAGCTGTAAACAGACCATCACCCATCGACTGTAAACTGAGGAGCTGGTCATCGTGGACACCATGTAACTCCTGCACAGACAAAAAG TTCCGTTTCCGATACATGGAGAGGCCGTCGCAGTTTGGTGGCACAGAGTGCTATGAGACACTGTGGGATAGGATGACGTGTCCGACAACAACCACAACATGTCTGGTGCCAGATTATTGTGGAGATAGCTTCACCTGCAAAGAAACGG GGCGCTGCATCAGCCAGTCCCTTCGCTGTAATGGAGAATCAGACTGTGAAGATTTTTCTGATGAAGACGATTGTGAAACCATTAACCAGAGAGACGACAAGTGTTCCACCCTCCTGCCGATCCCTGGTGCTGAGCGGGGCACACAGGG CTACAACATCTTGACTGGAGACTTTGTGGATTATGTACTTGACCCAAAGTACTTTGGAGGAAAGTGTGAATATGTCTATAATGGTGAATGGAGGAAATTCATATATGACTCATTCTGTGAAAGTTTGCACTACAATGAGGATGAAAAGAACTACAGGAAACCTTACAACTACCATACCTACCAATTTGTG GCTGAAGCTTCATCAGAGGGCTCTTATGAATACTATGACGATATGGTGAGCCTGCTGAGAGCGAGGAAAACTATGAGCTCCTCCAGTGGCGGTGCCTCATTTGGGATCTATTATGTGGAAGCGGGGCTGAGTGGAAGCCAGGAGTCTCAGTTTGAGAGCAACATAACACAGTATAAGAGTGAG GACTTTGGGTTCGTTAGGCTTTTGTCCAAAGTGCAAACAGCCCGCTTCAAGATAAGAAGTAATAAGTTAATGCTTCATGAAAATTTCTACATGTCACTCATGGAGCTTCCAGAGCAGTATGACTTTGGGATGTACTCCCAATTCTTCAACACATTTGGCACCCACTATGTCACTGAAGGAACTATGGGAGGAACCCTGGAGTATGTAATGGTTATCAACAAAACAGCCAAGGCATATTCAA AACTAGAGGCTGAACAATCTGCTCTATGCCTTGGTGGCTCTTTTGGTCTAACCTTTCCACTTGACAGCTATGGATCACTAGGTCTCAAAGCGAGTGGGGAGTCGTGCGACAAAGAAGGACGTTATTCTCATG GCAAAAGAGACAGTTCAGCTATGATTCAGGACATTGTCACTAAAGTGAAAGGAGGAGTCACAGTCAGTAGCAGTGGCGTGTTGGCTCTCAGGAACCCCGAAACCTATAAGAACTGGGGAGCAAGCCTCAAATACAACCCAGATCTCATTGAGTATGAG ATCATGCCAATCTATGAGCTTGTGCGCTTCAGCACAGCCGCTGACGATGCAGGTGCCAGACTGGCCAACCTACAGAGGGGTTGGGATGAGTATCTGCAGCAGTTCGACTCCTGTCGCTGTGCCCCCTGCAGACACAACGGGGTCCCAGTCCTCTCTGGTACCTCCTGTAGCTGCCTCTGCAAGGCAGGCTATGAGGGAGAGGCCTGTGAAGTGACTCGTAGAGGAG ATACCACAACAGATGGGTCGTGGTCCTGCTGGGGGGCTTGGTCATCCTGTACATCAGGGATGAAGACTCGGACCAGAGCCTGTAATAATCCCCCAACTGATGAGGGCATAACTTGCCTGGGCAGCTCCTCTCAGACTCAGCGAtgttaa
- the si:ch211-188c16.1 gene encoding FYN-binding protein 1 isoform X2: MAEEGPINFKALRAKFQEEGLLAQTKTSRPAVAEKPKHFPPTGGHCSTVVSSINIAAENKTAVVPRVIFRDGLRASGGKRPISFPPQHQQNSPSSQLVNGDNTARQSLKNRHMPLVLPVLPGKEQKTDPPAKKEHKLEPEPVREVLPQTKIKKKGLLLPFKSSKASKVNTESGEDPTHADLTTRPSSAPGELPSIEKQTTEDGVSLQGDQSTTECPLSSPDIPITPPSAETSVDSENRIISTLERAKKKFSRRQMLISTKTKNLHSPDYASREKAFPSPPKNIESVELDLPIPPPVFLPHLACISARPFFKANNSARKSALDKQFGREKVDRPPVKAGEPLPHSAPPKKPLPDLKSLGAVPVKPPRPPLVDLSRYHSPTVNEVSPGLSQAPTEEPEHPSIPNPVLDAPEFPDFENSEMETAEGEAVDIAALELEALDLISSELPATNDLGVSAFEDPQPDLCDSAEPAGSSIVQDLNLGSEHIIPLDPASFPEPINLSEFPEPTALDEWSQSEEAITDPLTSSHADETDLGAAECHSAPEETQLSIHASFTDGIQPHQSVHQQDSYYEECNNVYEDVENLNKFILSQNSRKRKGGLKNPYADNLPMNEEASFNMWPRNPWGSVPGEHTHLAHNHVHSKERQSPNNADHKEQKKREKQRLEKEKKEQKEREKKENEMKKKFKVTGEEEPMYHAKVMVASKVRKNDLPVKSGDTVSIIRTTNCPKGKWLARDANHKYGYISVMNVELNIKEMLELGKKAQAAGRGGNLDGDTISIGSRSSSHPVLTSSFTDDSEEWACEDETLSPSNESHFPQQTALMSEMSCGHASAQHTLSDANLEDLHTQTRHEALQKLAIFFQHKDEFGDISDSGGATPTNAEPPNFLCAVEEPPYPEQEVDFTELEFLPPPPLYADTF, from the exons ATGGCAGAG GAGGGTCCAATCAACTTCAAAGCTCTGAGGGCCAAGTTTCAGGAGGAGGGCCTTCTGGCTCAAACCAAAACCAGTCGACCAGCTGTCGCTGAGAAACCCAAACACTTTCCTCCAACTGGTGGCCACTGCAGCACTGTGGTTAGCAGTATCAATATCGCCGCAGAAAACAAGACAGCAGTAGTTCCCCGGGTCATCTTCAGAGATGGACTGCGGGCATCTGGGGGAAAGCGACCAATTTCCTTTCCACCACAACATCAGCAGAACTCCCCTTCTTCCCAGCTTGTTAATGGAGACAACACAGCAAGGCAGTCCctcaaaaacagacacatgcCTCTGGTGCTTCCTGTCCTGCCTGGAAAAGAGCAGAAGACAGACCCACCAGCcaaaaaagaacacaaactgGAGCCAGAGCCAGTGAGAGAAGTCCTGCCACAAACTAAGATCAAGAAGAAGGGTTTGCTGCTTCCTTTCAAGTCATCTAAGGCATCAAAGGTCAATACAGAAAGTGGAGAGGATCCCACACATGCTGATTTGACCACCAGACCATCTAGTGCTCCTGGCGAGTTGCCCTCTATAGAAAAACAGACCACAGAGGATGGGGTTTCGCTCCAAGGTGACCAATCAACTACTGAGTGCCCGCTCTCCAGCCCAGATATCCCAATCACCCCTCCATCTGCAGAGACGAGTGTTGACTCCGAAAACAGAATCATTAGCACCTTGGAAAGGGCCAAGAAGAAGTTCTCACGCCGTCAGATGTTGATCTCCACCAAAACTAAGAACTTGCATTCCCCTGACTACGCCTCAAGAGAGAAAGCGTTCCCCTCACCGCCAAAGAACATTGAAAGTGTTGAGCTTGATCTACCCATACCGCCACCAGTCTTTCTTCCACACCTGGCTTGTATATCGGCCCGACCTTTCTTCAAAGCCAACAACTCTGCACGTA AGTCTGCATTGGATAAGCAGTTCGGCAGGGAGAAAGTTGATCGTCCTCCAGTGAAGGCTGGTGAACCTCTTCCACACTCTGCTCCACCAAAGAAGCCTCTACCTGACTTGAAGTCATTGGGGGCAGTACCAGTAAAGCCCCCCAGACCTCCATTAGTAGATCTCAGCCGTTACCACTCACCTACAGTTAATG AGGTGTCACCAGGTCTTAGCCAAGCACCAACTGAGGAGCCAGAGCACCCATCCATCCCCAACCCTGTACTGGACGCTCCAGAATTTCCAGACTTTGAGAATTCAGAGATGGAAACAGCAGAGGGTGAAGCTGTTGATATTGCCGCCCTAGAACTGGAGGCCTTAGATTTAATCAGCTCTGAACTCCCTGCAACAAATGACCTCGGGGTCTCTGCTTTTGAGGACCCCCAGCCTGACTTGTGTGATTCTGCAGAGCCCGCTGGGAGCTCTATCGTCCAAGATCTGAACCTTGGCAGTGAACACATAATACCTCTAGATCCAGCCAGCTTCCCTGAACCAATAAACCTATCAGAGTTCCCAGAGCCCACTGCACTGGACGAATGGAGTCAGAGTGAGGAAGCGATCACAGATCCTCTTACTAGTTCTCACGCTGATGAGACTGATCTGGGAGCCGCTGAGTGCCATTCTGCCCCAGAGGAAACACAGCTGAGTATCCATGCCTCATTTACTGATGGGATTCAACCACATCAAAG tGTACATCAACAGGACAGCTACTATGAAGAGTGCAATAATGTGTATGAGGATGTCGAAAACCTCAACAAATTCATCTTGAGCCAGAACTCCCGTAAACGTAAAGGTGGTCTGAAGA ATCCATATGCTGACAACCTCCCTATg AATGAGGAGGCGAGTTTCAACATGTGGCCGCGGAATCCGTG GGGCAGTGTACCAGGAGAACATACTCATTTGGCCCATAATCATGTCCACAG TAAGGAACGGCAAAGCCCCAACAATGCTGACcacaaagaacaaaagaagagggagaagcAGCGActtgagaaggagaaaaaagagcaaaaagaaagggagaagaaggaaaatgaaatgaaaaagaagttCAAA GTGACTGGTGAAGAGGAGCCCATGTACCACGCCAAGGTGATGGTGGCTAGCAAAGTCCGCAAGAATGACCTGCCTGTGAAGAGCGGGGACACGGTCAGCATCATCCGCACCACCAACTGCCCCAAAGGCAAATGGTTGGCCCGAGATGCCAACCACAAGT ACGGTTACATTTCAGTGATGAATGTGGAGCTAAATATCAAGGAGATGCTGGAACTTGGCAAGAAGGCCCAAGCAGCCGGACGAGGAGGCAACTTGGACGGAGATACCATCAGCATTGGGAGCAG ATCATCAAGCCATCCTGTACTAACAAGCAGCT tcACAGATGACAGTGAGGAGTGGGCCTGTGAAGATGAGACTCTCTCACCCTCCAATGAAAGCCA CTTTCCCCAGCAGACTGCATTGATGTCTGAGATGT CATGTGGCCACGCTAGCGCCCAGCACACTCTGAGCGATGCCAACCTGGAGgacctacacacaca
- the LOC121908275 gene encoding uncharacterized protein LOC121908275: MSAEAELQPGVKTSQRKESRRIKGQDRSEAGLIKRFRGDGVRYKAKLIGIDEVTAARGDKLCQDSMMKLKGMASSARSKGEHKQRVFLTVSFGGIKIYCERSGVLLHHHSVHEISYIAKDTRDHRAFGYVCGKEGHHRFVAIKTAQSAEPLIIDLRDLFTLIYDIKQREEMEKKAQKDKQCEQAVYQTILEDEVDDPVYQYIVFEAGHEPLRGPQSEESVYQVPTSQQKEGIYDVPKRHFMTNINHFDLFGDMSTPPSMPPSPANTLDPSRSSRQQQHNPAEMYAPFSPTSVPSGYMTMGPVQAAQWAQQPFPAQAQTLAFPVQGPLQVAQVLPGGQPVIWSQANIFPATQQQWAAMAAYMPAQTVGVGGHAIPAAMLQGLVPITTMCPQACDLSAPSSAITSPQHTADPALLQRQLSLSKEGLGLDSDAGEGPSTSGAGAAAGVGSGVASAAVSRCGTPGLMSVPDTLACSQLMPPSAAATQEEEGSCSDLDLSRMTLSPGTSTSPSTESLGYCHFAASTPAPQQSSSSDCPPSQASDPPTDHSPVDPEGNSSNATEEQSGSVVARSVSPVPSEAPDPPQDQTCPQEDMFLFFLVDEWFPANWKRALRAEQCCLCIHCQSEHITMISVVLQRSAFSLQWHLLHVILSLLLLSEAAVTTVSNEDPSVREARSVGDRVVVNPADCALSEWSRWSRCDTCQKKRYRFAKLTKPSQFGGEPCNFHGREEEACAVPDRYACDNIPLCEGFLCTETGRCIPRTLKCNGEDDCGDMSDEAGCRRGQKPCRQEAEEYWGIENLAKGINILNSNLEGVVLDNRYYAGSCLPHYIQDARFRKPYNLQQYTLQTKGSYDFTLQSFDSYSEYMDHTIMERSTKISVSFGFSIPGIFEFGFNHNQDKYTKSEKKIRRASGKTNSFVRAKAELELAQYMLKSDDLMLHPEFLQLLRSLPQSYVYGEYRQIYRDYGTHYITEATLGGEYEHTIILNKERLEKTDYSLEDYKKCVNAGLKVGVNIQGVYVSAGAHGGSCNGLLNEMGKDTENGSMVEDFVAVVKGGTSESISALVSKKLPTPQLMRLWGEGVHFNPDFIRMTTRPLYELVTSRDFAQADILKRNLKRALSEYLEEASPCRCAPCHNNGVAVLRGTRCDCVCPVGYSGRGCEITKRKKDIAIDGSWSCWGSWSSCSGGTMTRSRQCNNPAPSNGGMQCHGLQQDSTECFSNPFSK, from the exons ATGTCAGCAGAGGCCGAGCTCCAGCCGGGTGTCAAAACCAGCCAACGAAAGGAGTCTAGGAGGATCAAAG GTCAGGACCGCAGCGAGGCGGGGCTTATTAAGCGTTTCCGTGGAGATGGTGTGCGCTACAAGGCCAAGCTGATCGGGATTGATGAGGTGACAGCGGCGCGCGGGGACAAGCTGTGCCAGGACTCCATGATGAAGCTGAAG GGAATGGCTTCCTCGGCACGTTCCAAAGGGGAGCATAAGCAGAGAGTCTTCTTGACGGTCTCTTTCGGCGGGATCAAGATTTACTGTGAAAGATCAGGG GTGCTCCTGCATCACCACTCAGTCCATGAAATCAGCTACATTGCCAAGGACACCAGGGACCACCGGGCCTTTGGCTATGTCTGCGGGAAGGAGGGCCACCACAGGTTTGTGGCCATCAAGACTGCGCAGTCG GCGGAGCCTCTCATCATTGACCTGCGTGACCTCTTCACGCTCATCTACGACATTAAACAGcgagaggagatggagaagaaggcccagaaagacaaacagtgtGAGCAGGCAGTCTACCAG ACCATCCTGGAGGACGAAGTGGACGATCCAGTTTATCAG TACATAGTGTTTGAGGCTGGACACGAACCCCTCCGTGGCCCCCAGTCAGAGGAGAGCGTGTATCAG GTCCCAACCAGTCAGCAGAAGGAAGGGATCTATGATGTCCCAAAACGCCATTTCATGACT AATATCAACCACTTTGATCTTTTCGGAGACATGTCCACTCCTCCCTCG ATGCCCCCATCACCTGCCAACACACTGGACCCGAGCAGGAGCAGCCGCCAGCAGCAACACAATCCTGCTGAGATGTACGCCCCCTTCAGCCCCACCTCTGTGCCGTCAG GTTATATGACCATGGGCCCAGTGCAGGCAGCCCAGTGGGCGCAGCAGCCGTTTCCTGCCCAGGCTCAGACTCTAGCCTTCCCCGTGCAGGGGCCCCTCCAGGTGGCTCAGGTCCTCCCCGGTGGTCAGCCGGTCATCTGGAGCCAGGCCAACATTTTCCCAGCCACTCAGCAGCAGTGGGCAGCCATGGCAGCCTATATGCCGGCCCAGACTGTGGGCGTGGGGGGCCATGCCATCCCAGCTGCCATGCTCCAAGGCCTGGTACCCATTACCACCATGTGCCCCCAAGCCTGCGACCTATCAGCCCCATCCTCGGCCATCACCAGCCCCCAGCACACGGCCGACCCCGCCCTGCTTCAGCGGCAGCTGAGCCTGAGCAAAGAAGGCCTTGGCTTGGACTCAGACGCAGGCGAGGGCCCCTCTACATCAGgggctggagcagcagcaggtgtggGATCTGGTGTTGCGTCAGCAGCGGTGAGCAGGTGTGGGACTCCAGGCCTCATGAGTGTACCAGACACACTGGCCTGCAGTCAGCTGATGCCACCTTCAGCTGCTGCGACCCAGGAAGAGGAAGGGAGCTGTAGTGACCTTGATCTCTCTCGGATGACCTTGAGCCCAGGTACATCCACGTCACCGTCTACTGAATCTC TTGGCTATTGTCACTTTGCAGCCTCCACTCCAGCCCCACAGCAGAGCTCTTCTTCAGACTGCCCCCCCTCCCAGGCCAGTGACCCCCCGACAGATCACTCCCCTGTAGACCCAGAGGGCAACTCCAGCAACGCCACGGAGGAACAATCG ggCTCTGTTGTTGCAAGGTCGGTCTCTCCAGTGCCCAGTGAAGCTCCTGATCCCCCGCAGGATCAGACCTGTCCACAGGAAGACA tgtttctatttttcctTGTGGATGAGTGGTTCCCTGCCAACTGGAAAAGAGCCTTG AGAGCTGAGCAGTGTTGTCTCTGCATTCACTGCCAGTCAGAACACATCACCATGATTTCTGTGGTGTTACAGAGGAGTGCGTTTAGTTTGCAGTGGCATCTTCTCCATGTTATTTTGAGCTTGTTGCTGCTAAG TGAAGCTGCCGTCACAACAGTTAGCAATGAAGACCCCAGTGTTCGTGAAGCTCGGTCAGTGGGCGATCGGGTGGTAGTTAACCCAGCGGACTGTGCTTTATCAGAATGGAGCAGGTGGTCACGCTGTGACACCTGTCAGAAAAAGAGA TATCGCTTTGCTAAACTCACCAAGCCATCTCAGTTTGGTGGGGAGCCATGCAATTTTCAtggcagggaggaggaggcctGTGCGGTTCCAGACCGCTACGCCTGTGACAACATTCCTCTGTGTGAAGGTTTCCTCTGCACCGAAACAG GTCGCTGTATACCAAGAACTCTGAAATGTAATGGCGAAGATGACTGCGGGGACATGTCAGATGAAGCAGGCTGTAGGAGGGGTCAGAAGCCCTGCAGGCAGGAGGCCGAAGAGTACTGGGGAATTGAGAACCTTGCCAAAGG tATCAACATCTTGAACAGTAACCTGGAGGGAGTTGTGCTTGATAACAGATACTATGCTGGTAGCTGCTTGCCACACTACATCCAGGATGCCAGATTCAGGAAGCCTTACAACTTGCAACAGTACACTCTACAG ACAAAAGGCTCATATGATTTCACACTTCAGTCTTTTGACTCGTACTCTGAGTACATGGACCACACCATAATGGAACGATCTACCAAAATCTCTGTTTCTTTTGGCTTTTCCATCCCAGGCATATTTGAGTTTGGCTTCAACCACAATCAGGACAAATACACCAAGTCAGAAAAGAAGATTCGCCGTGCCTCAGGCAAA ACTAACAGCTTTGTGAGGGCCAAAGCAGAACTGGAGTTGGCCCAGTACATGCTGAAGTCAGATGATTTGATGCTTCACCCTGAGTTCCTGCAGCTACTGCGCTCCTTGCCACAGTCCTATGTTTATGGGGAATACAGACAGATCTACAGAGACTACGGCACCCACTATATCACAGAGGCTACTCTCGGAGGAGAGTATGAGCACACCATCATCCTGAACAAAGAAAGGCTTGAGAAGACAG ATTATTCTTTGGAAGACTACAAGAAGTGTGTGAACGCAGGCCTTAAAGTTGGGGTCAACATACAAGGCGTTTATGTGTCGGCTGGGGCTCACGGTGGATCTTGTAATGGCCTGCTGAATGAGATGGGAA aGGACACAGAGAATGGCAGCATGGTGGAGGATTTTGTTGCTGTCGTAAAGGGTGGTACCAGTGAATCCATCTCCGCTTTGGTGTCTAAGAAGCTTCCCACCCCACAGCTGATGAGGCTATGGGGTGAAGGTGTGCATTTCAACCCTGATTTCATTCGCATGACT ACACGGCCGCTGTATGAGCTGGTGACCTCCAGAGATTTTGCCCAGGCTGACATCCTGAAGAGAAACCTGAAGAGAGCCCTGTCAGAGTACCTGGAAGAGGCTAGTCCATGTCGATGCGCTCCCTGCCACAATAATGGAGTGGCTGTTCTGAGAG GTACcaggtgtgactgtgtgtgtcctGTTGGCTACAGTGGACGGGGCTGTGAGATCactaagagaaaaaaag ATATCGCCATCGATGGCAGCTGGAGCTGCTGGGGTTCGTGGTCATCTTGCAGTGGAGGAACAATGACAAGGAGTCGCCAATGTAACAATCCAGCACCCAGCAATGGAGGCATGCAATGCCACGGACTGCAGCAGGATTCTACTGAATGCTTTTCAAATCCGTTCTCCAAATAA
- the si:ch211-188c16.1 gene encoding FYN-binding protein 1 isoform X1, with product MAEEGPINFKALRAKFQEEGLLAQTKTSRPAVAEKPKHFPPTGGHCSTVVSSINIAAENKTAVVPRVIFRDGLRASGGKRPISFPPQHQQNSPSSQLVNGDNTARQSLKNRHMPLVLPVLPGKEQKTDPPAKKEHKLEPEPVREVLPQTKIKKKGLLLPFKSSKASKVNTESGEDPTHADLTTRPSSAPGELPSIEKQTTEDGVSLQGDQSTTECPLSSPDIPITPPSAETSVDSENRIISTLERAKKKFSRRQMLISTKTKNLHSPDYASREKAFPSPPKNIESVELDLPIPPPVFLPHLACISARPFFKANNSARKSALDKQFGREKVDRPPVKAGEPLPHSAPPKKPLPDLKSLGAVPVKPPRPPLVDLSRYHSPTVNEVSPGLSQAPTEEPEHPSIPNPVLDAPEFPDFENSEMETAEGEAVDIAALELEALDLISSELPATNDLGVSAFEDPQPDLCDSAEPAGSSIVQDLNLGSEHIIPLDPASFPEPINLSEFPEPTALDEWSQSEEAITDPLTSSHADETDLGAAECHSAPEETQLSIHASFTDGIQPHQSVHQQDSYYEECNNVYEDVENLNKFILSQNSRKRKGGLKNPYADNLPMNEEASFNMWPRNPWGSVPGEHTHLAHNHVHSKERQSPNNADHKEQKKREKQRLEKEKKEQKEREKKENEMKKKFKVTGEEEPMYHAKVMVASKVRKNDLPVKSGDTVSIIRTTNCPKGKWLARDANHKYGYISVMNVELNIKEMLELGKKAQAAGRGGNLDGDTISIGSRSSSHPVLTSSFTDDSEEWACEDETLSPSNESHSFPQQTALMSEMSCGHASAQHTLSDANLEDLHTQTRHEALQKLAIFFQHKDEFGDISDSGGATPTNAEPPNFLCAVEEPPYPEQEVDFTELEFLPPPPLYADTF from the exons ATGGCAGAG GAGGGTCCAATCAACTTCAAAGCTCTGAGGGCCAAGTTTCAGGAGGAGGGCCTTCTGGCTCAAACCAAAACCAGTCGACCAGCTGTCGCTGAGAAACCCAAACACTTTCCTCCAACTGGTGGCCACTGCAGCACTGTGGTTAGCAGTATCAATATCGCCGCAGAAAACAAGACAGCAGTAGTTCCCCGGGTCATCTTCAGAGATGGACTGCGGGCATCTGGGGGAAAGCGACCAATTTCCTTTCCACCACAACATCAGCAGAACTCCCCTTCTTCCCAGCTTGTTAATGGAGACAACACAGCAAGGCAGTCCctcaaaaacagacacatgcCTCTGGTGCTTCCTGTCCTGCCTGGAAAAGAGCAGAAGACAGACCCACCAGCcaaaaaagaacacaaactgGAGCCAGAGCCAGTGAGAGAAGTCCTGCCACAAACTAAGATCAAGAAGAAGGGTTTGCTGCTTCCTTTCAAGTCATCTAAGGCATCAAAGGTCAATACAGAAAGTGGAGAGGATCCCACACATGCTGATTTGACCACCAGACCATCTAGTGCTCCTGGCGAGTTGCCCTCTATAGAAAAACAGACCACAGAGGATGGGGTTTCGCTCCAAGGTGACCAATCAACTACTGAGTGCCCGCTCTCCAGCCCAGATATCCCAATCACCCCTCCATCTGCAGAGACGAGTGTTGACTCCGAAAACAGAATCATTAGCACCTTGGAAAGGGCCAAGAAGAAGTTCTCACGCCGTCAGATGTTGATCTCCACCAAAACTAAGAACTTGCATTCCCCTGACTACGCCTCAAGAGAGAAAGCGTTCCCCTCACCGCCAAAGAACATTGAAAGTGTTGAGCTTGATCTACCCATACCGCCACCAGTCTTTCTTCCACACCTGGCTTGTATATCGGCCCGACCTTTCTTCAAAGCCAACAACTCTGCACGTA AGTCTGCATTGGATAAGCAGTTCGGCAGGGAGAAAGTTGATCGTCCTCCAGTGAAGGCTGGTGAACCTCTTCCACACTCTGCTCCACCAAAGAAGCCTCTACCTGACTTGAAGTCATTGGGGGCAGTACCAGTAAAGCCCCCCAGACCTCCATTAGTAGATCTCAGCCGTTACCACTCACCTACAGTTAATG AGGTGTCACCAGGTCTTAGCCAAGCACCAACTGAGGAGCCAGAGCACCCATCCATCCCCAACCCTGTACTGGACGCTCCAGAATTTCCAGACTTTGAGAATTCAGAGATGGAAACAGCAGAGGGTGAAGCTGTTGATATTGCCGCCCTAGAACTGGAGGCCTTAGATTTAATCAGCTCTGAACTCCCTGCAACAAATGACCTCGGGGTCTCTGCTTTTGAGGACCCCCAGCCTGACTTGTGTGATTCTGCAGAGCCCGCTGGGAGCTCTATCGTCCAAGATCTGAACCTTGGCAGTGAACACATAATACCTCTAGATCCAGCCAGCTTCCCTGAACCAATAAACCTATCAGAGTTCCCAGAGCCCACTGCACTGGACGAATGGAGTCAGAGTGAGGAAGCGATCACAGATCCTCTTACTAGTTCTCACGCTGATGAGACTGATCTGGGAGCCGCTGAGTGCCATTCTGCCCCAGAGGAAACACAGCTGAGTATCCATGCCTCATTTACTGATGGGATTCAACCACATCAAAG tGTACATCAACAGGACAGCTACTATGAAGAGTGCAATAATGTGTATGAGGATGTCGAAAACCTCAACAAATTCATCTTGAGCCAGAACTCCCGTAAACGTAAAGGTGGTCTGAAGA ATCCATATGCTGACAACCTCCCTATg AATGAGGAGGCGAGTTTCAACATGTGGCCGCGGAATCCGTG GGGCAGTGTACCAGGAGAACATACTCATTTGGCCCATAATCATGTCCACAG TAAGGAACGGCAAAGCCCCAACAATGCTGACcacaaagaacaaaagaagagggagaagcAGCGActtgagaaggagaaaaaagagcaaaaagaaagggagaagaaggaaaatgaaatgaaaaagaagttCAAA GTGACTGGTGAAGAGGAGCCCATGTACCACGCCAAGGTGATGGTGGCTAGCAAAGTCCGCAAGAATGACCTGCCTGTGAAGAGCGGGGACACGGTCAGCATCATCCGCACCACCAACTGCCCCAAAGGCAAATGGTTGGCCCGAGATGCCAACCACAAGT ACGGTTACATTTCAGTGATGAATGTGGAGCTAAATATCAAGGAGATGCTGGAACTTGGCAAGAAGGCCCAAGCAGCCGGACGAGGAGGCAACTTGGACGGAGATACCATCAGCATTGGGAGCAG ATCATCAAGCCATCCTGTACTAACAAGCAGCT tcACAGATGACAGTGAGGAGTGGGCCTGTGAAGATGAGACTCTCTCACCCTCCAATGAAAGCCA TAGCTTTCCCCAGCAGACTGCATTGATGTCTGAGATGT CATGTGGCCACGCTAGCGCCCAGCACACTCTGAGCGATGCCAACCTGGAGgacctacacacaca